Proteins co-encoded in one Aerococcaceae bacterium DSM 111021 genomic window:
- a CDS encoding ABC transporter permease, giving the protein MNLLEQFMYYFSMNGTYVLEQFWRHFLISIYGVLFAAIVGIPIGIWISHNRKMSNWVIGIANVLQTVPSLAMMSIIMLVVGLGVNTVIVTIFLYSLLPIIKNTYTGMITLDADVLDAAKGIGMTPWQRLKDVELPLSMSVIMAGIRNALVVGIGITAIGAFIGAGGLGDIIIRGTNATDGGAIILAGAIPTALMAILTDVLLGWIERRFTKRLG; this is encoded by the coding sequence ATGAATTTATTAGAACAATTTATGTATTATTTTTCAATGAATGGTACATATGTTCTAGAACAATTTTGGCGCCACTTCCTTATCTCTATCTATGGTGTGTTATTTGCAGCAATAGTTGGAATCCCAATTGGGATTTGGATTTCACATAATAGAAAAATGAGTAATTGGGTCATAGGTATAGCGAATGTGTTACAAACCGTTCCATCTTTAGCGATGATGTCTATCATTATGCTAGTGGTTGGACTTGGAGTAAATACAGTGATTGTAACTATATTCCTTTACTCTTTATTACCAATTATTAAGAATACCTACACAGGAATGATTACCTTAGATGCTGATGTCCTTGACGCAGCTAAAGGTATTGGAATGACACCTTGGCAACGCTTGAAAGACGTTGAATTACCCTTGTCAATGTCAGTCATCATGGCTGGTATTCGTAATGCTTTAGTTGTAGGTATTGGTATTACTGCTATAGGTGCTTTTATTGGTGCAGGTGGTTTGGGTGATATTATTATCCGAGGAACAAATGCAACAGATGGAGGAGCTATTATTCTAGCTGGAGCAATACCAACAGCATTGATGGCAATTCTAACAGATGTGTTATTAGGTTGGATTGAACGTCGATTCACTAAACGACTTGGCTAG
- a CDS encoding osmoprotectant ABC transporter substrate-binding protein: MIKNKTNRIITLIASIFLLAGCALPGLGGGFGGETIRVAGLNSTEGQIISSMVQQLIEEETDYNVELISNLGTGIVGHHALVNGDADVLAPTYTGTDIVAIFGETASYDADETMAYLQERFSNEYNHKYYDTMGFENTYAFMVTEELAQEKNLEKVSDLKDIADDLRAGFDQTWLIREGDGYPAFQEAYEFSFGETYPMQIGLVYDAVASGDMDVVLGYSTDGRILSNNLVVLEDDLGFFPPYEGSVRATDEILESNPELDALFERLVGQIDTELMQQLNFEADDNLLEPSIVAERFLIENNYFRGEGS, translated from the coding sequence ATGATTAAGAATAAAACAAATAGAATAATAACATTAATCGCTTCAATATTCCTTCTTGCTGGATGTGCGTTACCAGGACTTGGTGGTGGATTCGGTGGTGAGACCATTAGAGTAGCCGGTCTTAATTCTACAGAAGGTCAAATTATATCATCAATGGTGCAACAATTAATTGAAGAAGAAACAGATTACAATGTAGAATTAATAAGTAATCTTGGTACAGGTATAGTCGGACATCATGCACTTGTTAACGGAGACGCTGATGTACTTGCACCAACTTATACAGGTACAGATATCGTTGCTATATTTGGAGAGACTGCTTCATATGATGCAGACGAAACGATGGCTTATCTACAAGAACGATTCTCAAATGAGTACAACCATAAGTATTACGACACAATGGGCTTTGAGAATACGTATGCTTTCATGGTAACTGAGGAGTTAGCTCAAGAGAAAAACTTAGAAAAAGTCAGTGATTTGAAAGACATAGCTGATGACTTGAGAGCAGGCTTCGACCAAACTTGGCTGATACGCGAGGGTGACGGTTATCCGGCTTTCCAAGAGGCATATGAGTTTTCATTTGGTGAAACTTATCCAATGCAAATTGGACTAGTTTATGATGCAGTTGCATCTGGAGATATGGATGTTGTTTTAGGCTATTCAACGGATGGGCGTATCTTGAGTAATAACCTTGTTGTCTTAGAGGATGACCTAGGATTTTTCCCTCCTTATGAAGGGTCAGTTAGAGCTACAGATGAAATCCTAGAGAGCAATCCAGAACTTGATGCTCTATTCGAAAGATTAGTTGGACAAATCGATACAGAGTTAATGCAGCAATTAAACTTTGAAGCAGATGATAATTTATTAGAACCATCTATAGTAGCAGAGCGGTTTCTTATAGAGAATAACTACTTTAGAGGGGAGGGGTCGTAA
- a CDS encoding ABC transporter permease gives MMTFLQENGSQLVTLIFEHLSISFISLLLGIIVAVPLGVVLTRTPKAADFVIGIASIFQTVPTLALLALMIPLIGIGRFPAIIALFIYSLLPILRNTYIGMNDVSPTAKDAAKGMGMTALQSITKVELPLAMPVIMAGIRLSAVYVIAWTSLASYIGAGGLGDFILSGISLYEADLIFAGTIPVTIMALLADYLLGKVEIYFTPEVTAAK, from the coding sequence ATGATGACATTTCTTCAAGAAAATGGGAGTCAATTAGTTACTCTAATTTTTGAACATTTATCTATATCATTTATTTCCTTGTTATTGGGAATTATAGTTGCTGTACCACTAGGAGTTGTATTAACTCGAACACCTAAAGCAGCTGACTTTGTTATTGGTATTGCAAGTATCTTCCAAACGGTACCAACACTAGCCTTGCTAGCGTTAATGATTCCTCTAATTGGGATTGGACGTTTTCCAGCGATTATCGCATTGTTTATCTATTCTTTACTACCTATATTACGTAATACGTATATCGGAATGAACGATGTGAGCCCCACTGCAAAAGATGCTGCAAAAGGGATGGGTATGACGGCACTTCAATCAATTACAAAAGTTGAATTACCTTTAGCAATGCCCGTAATCATGGCCGGTATTCGTTTGTCAGCAGTGTATGTGATTGCTTGGACATCATTAGCATCATATATCGGAGCTGGCGGTTTAGGAGACTTTATCTTAAGTGGTATATCCTTATATGAAGCAGACCTTATATTCGCAGGAACAATACCTGTGACAATTATGGCACTCTTAGCAGACTATCTATTAGGTAAAGTAGAGATATACTTTACGCCTGAAGTCACTGCAGCGAAATAG
- a CDS encoding betaine/proline/choline family ABC transporter ATP-binding protein (Members of the family are the ATP-binding subunit of ABC transporters for substrates such as betaine, L-proline or other amino acids, choline, carnitine, etc. The substrate specificity is best determined from the substrate-binding subunit, rather than this subunit, as it interacts with the permease subunit and not with substrate directly.), with protein MIEFKNVTKRYASDVLAVDNINLEIEDGEFICFIGTSGSGKTTSMRMINRMIEPTDGEILIDGKNIMDMNPVNLRRQIGYVIQNIGLMPHMTVKDNILMVPKLLKWDQSKLDETAERMIRLAELPEEFLDRYPSELSGGQQQRIGVVRALAADQDIILMDEPFGALDPLTRDTLQIMVKELQEELGKTFVFVTHDMDEALKLATRIVIMSEGQIVQVGTPDEILSNPANEFVAQFIGQDRLIQAQQNTTTVGEIMSRRHVAMTEDRTLIDALELLKEQSVDTLLVTDEHNVLKGFVDIHMIQRNFNTAINLADITSTKMFSLREDALVRESVDLILKRGYSYVPIVNEVGHLKGIVTRATFVNIIYDAIWGEYETLEDVSPENSVEHVENIEGDGVVIPPAASEKDGGYVL; from the coding sequence GTGATAGAATTCAAAAACGTTACAAAACGTTATGCTAGTGACGTACTAGCTGTAGATAATATTAACTTAGAGATTGAAGATGGCGAGTTTATTTGTTTTATAGGTACATCTGGATCTGGTAAGACAACTTCTATGAGAATGATTAATCGTATGATTGAGCCAACAGATGGTGAAATCTTGATTGATGGCAAGAACATTATGGATATGAACCCTGTAAATTTAAGACGACAAATTGGATATGTTATCCAAAATATTGGTTTAATGCCACATATGACTGTAAAAGACAATATTTTAATGGTTCCTAAATTATTAAAATGGGATCAAAGTAAATTAGACGAAACTGCAGAACGTATGATTAGATTAGCTGAACTACCAGAAGAATTTCTTGATCGTTACCCATCAGAATTATCAGGTGGACAACAACAACGTATCGGTGTTGTAAGGGCCTTAGCTGCCGATCAAGATATAATTCTAATGGATGAGCCATTTGGTGCATTAGATCCATTAACAAGAGATACTTTACAAATAATGGTCAAAGAACTACAAGAAGAATTAGGTAAAACCTTTGTATTCGTAACTCATGATATGGATGAAGCATTAAAGCTTGCGACACGTATTGTTATTATGAGTGAGGGGCAAATTGTTCAAGTAGGAACACCTGATGAAATTCTTAGTAATCCTGCGAATGAGTTTGTTGCTCAGTTTATTGGACAAGATCGACTGATTCAAGCTCAACAAAATACAACCACTGTTGGTGAAATAATGAGTCGACGACATGTTGCTATGACTGAAGATAGAACACTTATTGATGCATTAGAGTTATTGAAAGAACAGTCTGTTGATACTTTGTTGGTCACTGATGAGCATAATGTATTAAAAGGATTTGTTGATATTCATATGATACAAAGAAACTTTAATACAGCTATCAACTTAGCGGATATTACGAGTACTAAGATGTTCTCACTTAGAGAGGACGCATTAGTTCGTGAATCAGTTGATTTAATCTTAAAACGAGGCTATTCATATGTTCCTATTGTTAATGAGGTAGGTCATCTAAAAGGGATAGTAACACGTGCTACATTCGTAAACATCATCTATGATGCGATTTGGGGAGAATATGAAACATTAGAAGATGTTTCACCTGAGAATTCAGTAGAACATGTGGAAAATATCGAAGGAGATGGCGTTGTTATACCACCAGCTGCCAGTGAAAAAGATGGTGGGTATGTTCTATGA
- the trmD gene encoding tRNA (guanosine(37)-N1)-methyltransferase TrmD, which translates to MKIDVLTLFPEMFAPMEHSIMRQAQDEGVLSFKTHNFRRNPVNKHGHVDDYPYGGGAGMLLRIEPIVNTLEELEITEQSRVILMDPAGKPFSQDMAEEWSKQDHLVFICGHYEGFDHRIRDYITDEVSIGDYVLTNGELPTMVMIDSTVRLIPEVVGNADSIVEESHQRNLLEHPQYTRPREFRGKTVPDVLMSGHHGNIEKWQLKEAIRRTYNNRPDLLEKAQLSTQEREWVKEFESE; encoded by the coding sequence ATGAAAATTGATGTATTAACTCTGTTTCCAGAGATGTTCGCACCAATGGAACACTCGATCATGAGACAAGCTCAAGATGAAGGTGTCTTGTCTTTTAAGACGCATAATTTCCGCCGAAATCCAGTGAACAAGCACGGTCATGTGGATGATTATCCTTATGGTGGTGGAGCCGGCATGTTACTTCGTATAGAGCCAATCGTTAATACTTTAGAGGAGTTAGAAATAACTGAACAGTCTCGCGTTATATTAATGGATCCAGCTGGTAAACCATTCTCGCAAGATATGGCTGAAGAATGGTCTAAGCAAGATCATCTTGTATTCATTTGTGGGCATTACGAAGGGTTTGATCACCGAATACGTGATTATATAACCGATGAAGTTTCTATTGGAGACTATGTGTTAACAAATGGTGAATTGCCTACAATGGTCATGATTGACTCGACAGTTCGACTTATCCCAGAAGTAGTAGGCAATGCTGATTCAATCGTTGAAGAATCTCACCAAAGAAACTTACTAGAGCACCCTCAGTATACTCGACCGAGAGAATTTAGAGGGAAAACCGTTCCAGATGTCTTAATGAGTGGGCACCATGGAAATATCGAAAAATGGCAACTTAAAGAAGCGATTAGAAGAACATATAATAACCGACCAGACTTGTTAGAAAAAGCTCAACTATCGACTCAAGAACGTGAATGGGTTAAGGAGTTTGAAAGTGAATAG
- the rimM gene encoding ribosome maturation factor RimM encodes MEYFRIGRIVNTFGIRGEIKVIADTDFPEERFAAGEVLTILDNDQAVQKVTVEDSKLSKGTYIISFKEFNNINEVEKFKTMWLAIDKSQQQELDNHEFYYHEIMGLKVLTTDNEELGTIKDILSLGSNDVWVVKRNKPKLPDALIPYIEDIVKEVNVEEGFVLIELMEGLIDDEN; translated from the coding sequence ATGGAATATTTTCGTATAGGAAGAATAGTTAATACATTTGGGATTCGAGGAGAGATAAAAGTCATAGCTGATACTGATTTTCCAGAAGAGCGTTTTGCAGCTGGAGAGGTGTTAACAATTTTAGATAATGATCAAGCTGTACAAAAAGTAACGGTAGAAGATTCTAAATTAAGTAAAGGTACATATATTATTAGTTTTAAGGAGTTCAACAATATTAATGAGGTTGAGAAATTTAAAACAATGTGGTTAGCTATCGATAAGAGCCAACAACAGGAACTTGATAATCATGAGTTTTATTATCATGAAATCATGGGCTTAAAGGTATTAACAACTGATAACGAAGAATTAGGGACAATTAAAGACATTTTAAGTTTAGGATCAAACGATGTTTGGGTTGTTAAGCGTAATAAACCAAAATTACCTGATGCTTTAATTCCTTATATAGAAGATATTGTTAAGGAAGTAAATGTTGAAGAAGGGTTTGTTTTAATTGAGTTGATGGAAGGATTAATTGACGATGAAAATTGA
- a CDS encoding KH domain-containing protein: MPDIEALIKTIVEPLIDNAEEFSVDIVETEDFIEYHLNLHPDDIGRVIGRKGRVVRAIRTIIYSIRQRGSKRARIVIADGDSE; encoded by the coding sequence ATGCCAGATATTGAAGCTTTAATAAAAACAATTGTTGAACCACTTATTGACAATGCAGAAGAGTTTTCTGTCGATATTGTTGAAACAGAAGATTTTATAGAGTATCATCTGAACTTGCATCCGGATGATATCGGACGTGTCATTGGCAGAAAAGGGCGTGTTGTGAGAGCAATACGTACAATCATTTATAGCATTCGTCAACGCGGTTCTAAACGAGCTCGTATTGTCATTGCTGACGGTGATAGCGAATAA
- the rpsP gene encoding 30S ribosomal protein S16, with protein MAVKIRMKRMGSKRNPFYRIVVADARAPRDGRIIEQIGTYNPVQEPKQLVINEELALKWLSEGAQPSDTVRNLLSTQGIMQKFHESKQAK; from the coding sequence ATGGCAGTTAAAATTCGTATGAAACGTATGGGTTCTAAAAGAAACCCATTCTACCGTATTGTAGTAGCGGACGCACGTGCACCACGTGATGGACGTATTATTGAACAAATTGGAACTTATAATCCAGTTCAAGAACCAAAACAATTAGTAATCAACGAAGAATTAGCGTTAAAATGGTTAAGTGAAGGTGCTCAACCATCTGACACTGTTCGTAACTTATTATCAACTCAAGGAATCATGCAAAAATTCCACGAGTCTAAACAAGCTAAATAA
- the ffh gene encoding signal recognition particle protein, whose product MAFEGLSERLQGAISQVSSGGTITEADLKQMMREIRLALLEADVNFQVVKTFVKSVNERALGSDVLKSLSPAQQVLKIVDEELTALMGGERVPLNFSSQPPTVIMMAGLQGAGKTTTVGKLAKYISEKENKKRPLLVAADVYRPAAIEQLQTIGNQLGFDVYSEGTDADPVKIAESALNQARIQGNEVVIIDTAGRLHVNEELMAELRNIKAVANPQEILLTVDAMTGQDAVNVAQSFNESLDITGVVITKLDGDTRGGAALSIRSITDKPIKFTGQGEKLDALEPFYPDRMSSRILGMGDMLTLIEKAQQDFDEDEAQKMADKIKDASFDFNDFIAQMDQVNKMGSIKDIIKMIPGLNKLPGVDEFDVSEKDMARVKAIVLSMTPTERANPDIISQSRRKRIAAGAGQDLQAVNQLIKQFNQTRQMMSSASNGKMGNMKKMMNQLNQQGGGGGMPNMPGMPQMNDSDFMSPEQKEKQQKEKELQRKLKKMKKKRR is encoded by the coding sequence ATGGCATTTGAAGGATTATCAGAGCGCCTACAAGGCGCAATCAGTCAGGTAAGTTCGGGAGGTACAATCACCGAAGCTGACCTGAAACAAATGATGCGTGAGATAAGACTTGCATTACTTGAAGCCGATGTAAACTTTCAAGTAGTAAAAACGTTTGTAAAAAGTGTTAATGAACGAGCATTAGGATCAGATGTTTTAAAATCATTATCTCCAGCGCAACAAGTATTAAAAATTGTTGATGAAGAATTAACTGCATTAATGGGTGGAGAGCGTGTACCTTTAAACTTTTCAAGTCAACCTCCAACAGTAATTATGATGGCTGGTTTACAAGGTGCCGGTAAAACAACGACTGTTGGTAAATTAGCTAAATATATTTCTGAGAAAGAAAATAAAAAAAGACCATTATTAGTAGCAGCTGATGTCTATCGTCCCGCTGCTATTGAACAATTACAAACAATAGGTAATCAATTAGGTTTTGATGTCTATAGCGAAGGAACTGATGCAGATCCAGTTAAAATTGCTGAATCAGCTTTAAACCAAGCAAGAATTCAAGGTAACGAAGTCGTTATTATTGATACGGCTGGACGTTTGCACGTTAATGAAGAGTTGATGGCTGAATTACGCAATATTAAGGCTGTAGCAAACCCTCAAGAGATTCTTTTAACAGTTGATGCAATGACTGGTCAAGACGCTGTTAACGTGGCTCAATCGTTCAATGAGTCCTTAGATATTACGGGTGTGGTTATTACAAAACTGGATGGTGATACACGTGGTGGAGCGGCTTTATCAATCCGTTCAATTACCGATAAACCAATCAAGTTTACGGGTCAAGGTGAGAAGTTAGATGCTTTAGAACCATTCTACCCAGATCGTATGTCAAGCCGTATCTTAGGTATGGGAGATATGCTGACTCTTATTGAGAAAGCGCAACAAGACTTTGATGAAGATGAAGCTCAAAAAATGGCTGATAAAATCAAGGATGCATCGTTTGACTTTAATGACTTTATTGCACAAATGGATCAAGTCAATAAAATGGGTTCAATTAAAGATATTATTAAAATGATTCCTGGATTAAATAAATTACCTGGAGTAGATGAATTTGATGTATCTGAGAAAGATATGGCGCGAGTTAAAGCCATTGTATTATCTATGACTCCAACAGAGCGAGCGAATCCAGATATTATCTCTCAAAGTCGTCGAAAAAGAATTGCTGCAGGTGCCGGACAAGACTTACAAGCTGTTAACCAATTGATTAAGCAATTCAATCAAACGCGTCAAATGATGAGCTCAGCATCAAATGGTAAGATGGGGAATATGAAGAAGATGATGAATCAGCTTAACCAACAAGGTGGTGGCGGGGGTATGCCGAATATGCCTGGGATGCCACAAATGAATGATTCTGACTTTATGTCACCAGAACAGAAAGAAAAACAACAAAAAGAAAAAGAATTACAACGTAAATTAAAGAAAATGAAGAAAAAACGTCGTTAA
- a CDS encoding YlxM family DNA-binding protein yields MSLEKTIYIGQLFSFYRTLLTEKQQDMLSLYYEEDLSLSEIAEQFEISRQGVHDNIRRGEKSLRDYEKSLHLNEKREERMQLLNTLSELLIDKEEYSMIEKLIQIED; encoded by the coding sequence ATGTCGTTAGAAAAAACGATTTATATTGGGCAATTATTTTCATTTTATAGAACTCTGTTAACAGAAAAACAACAAGATATGCTATCACTTTATTATGAAGAAGATTTATCATTAAGTGAAATAGCAGAACAATTCGAGATTAGTCGTCAAGGCGTTCATGATAACATTAGACGTGGAGAGAAATCATTGAGAGATTATGAAAAATCACTACATTTAAACGAAAAACGTGAGGAACGCATGCAATTATTAAATACATTAAGTGAGTTATTAATAGATAAAGAAGAATATTCGATGATTGAAAAATTAATTCAAATAGAAGATTAA
- a CDS encoding metal-dependent transcriptional regulator, with product MSQSREDYVKFMYEHGGDESITNKAIAEGLDVSPASVSEMINKLAKEGLVVNKRYRGSALTSQGNQMAQEMVRKHEIWEYFLQNRLGYTQEEVHEFAEVLEHATPKDLADRLALYIEYPEE from the coding sequence ATGTCACAGAGTCGTGAAGACTATGTAAAATTTATGTATGAACATGGTGGGGACGAGTCAATCACCAATAAAGCGATTGCAGAAGGTCTAGATGTTTCTCCAGCATCAGTGAGTGAAATGATTAATAAACTAGCTAAAGAGGGACTTGTAGTGAATAAACGCTACAGGGGAAGTGCTTTAACAAGTCAAGGAAATCAAATGGCTCAAGAGATGGTGCGTAAACATGAAATATGGGAATATTTTTTACAAAATAGATTAGGATACACACAAGAAGAAGTACATGAATTCGCAGAAGTGTTAGAACATGCGACACCAAAGGATTTAGCAGATCGATTAGCATTATATATAGAGTATCCTGAAGAGTAG
- a CDS encoding zinc ABC transporter substrate-binding protein, translating into MNKNIKSVFTFFSLLFILFISSTTLTQAQENKPKITVTTTFLVDIIEQIAPDTFDIESIVPAGGDPHIYTATAGNLKDITEAEIVLFHGLHFEAQLAQVLNSLSHTHSVTADFDSTQLISLSEDSEEVDPHYWFDLDLYKQSVKTTEAVILDTFPEYTDLITENTQSYVNELDELRKWIDTELDKLPVEDRILVTPHDAFAYFAHAHDFTVYAPQGISTESEVSNDSIISTVNFIIEHNVPAIFLDTTSNPQAMEKLQEGVKQQNSEVTVVGGEGQELYSDSLATTGQPNDNYIDMYRHNVSLIVENLVR; encoded by the coding sequence ATGAATAAAAATATCAAATCAGTCTTTACCTTTTTCTCGTTGCTTTTTATCTTATTTATTAGCTCAACAACTTTAACACAAGCACAAGAGAACAAACCCAAAATAACTGTTACTACTACTTTTTTAGTAGATATCATTGAACAAATTGCTCCTGATACGTTTGACATTGAATCGATTGTCCCTGCTGGAGGCGACCCTCATATTTATACGGCAACTGCTGGGAATCTAAAGGATATTACTGAAGCAGAAATAGTGTTATTCCATGGTCTCCACTTTGAAGCTCAATTGGCTCAAGTATTGAATTCACTTTCTCATACTCATTCTGTTACAGCCGATTTCGATTCAACCCAATTAATTTCACTTTCTGAAGATTCAGAGGAAGTCGATCCGCATTATTGGTTTGATCTGGATCTATATAAGCAATCGGTAAAAACAACCGAAGCAGTGATTCTCGATACCTTTCCAGAGTATACTGATTTAATTACTGAAAACACTCAGAGTTACGTCAATGAATTGGATGAGTTAAGAAAATGGATAGATACAGAGCTTGATAAATTACCGGTGGAAGACCGCATACTTGTTACACCACATGATGCCTTTGCTTACTTTGCTCATGCACATGATTTTACTGTCTATGCACCCCAAGGTATCAGTACTGAGTCAGAAGTTTCTAATGATTCGATTATAAGTACTGTGAATTTTATCATCGAACATAATGTACCAGCAATCTTCTTGGATACAACGTCTAATCCACAAGCAATGGAGAAACTACAGGAAGGTGTAAAACAACAAAATTCTGAGGTAACCGTCGTTGGCGGCGAAGGACAAGAATTATATTCAGACTCTTTAGCAACAACTGGTCAACCCAATGACAATTACATCGATATGTATCGACACAATGTCTCTTTAATCGTCGAAAATTTAGTTCGTTAA
- a CDS encoding metal ABC transporter ATP-binding protein gives METMIDIKNLSVRYQQTIALEDISLQIPNNVRMAIVGPNGAGKSTFIKSLLELIPSKHNHLTFFNGVKLKQARSNIAYVPQTSEVNWHFPTTVKDVVMMGISSNRWGFQKISKGQKERVSNALEAMQLTDISNRQISQLSGGQKQRVFIARAIAQDADLYFFDEPLAGVDMKSEAIIMDQLKRFQQMGKTSLTVHHDLNTVPNYFDHVLLLNKKVIAMGPTKTVFTKENIDEAYLNHPQVTTTEHTSTHSKYQMFGADDYV, from the coding sequence ATGGAAACTATGATAGACATCAAAAACTTATCTGTTAGATACCAACAAACAATCGCATTAGAAGATATATCATTACAAATCCCTAATAATGTACGTATGGCTATAGTCGGTCCCAATGGCGCCGGCAAGTCAACTTTTATCAAATCTTTATTAGAATTGATACCATCAAAGCATAATCATTTAACTTTCTTCAATGGAGTTAAATTGAAACAAGCTCGTTCTAATATTGCATATGTCCCTCAAACTTCAGAAGTAAATTGGCATTTTCCAACGACAGTTAAAGATGTCGTTATGATGGGGATAAGTTCGAATCGATGGGGGTTTCAAAAAATCAGTAAAGGTCAAAAAGAAAGAGTTTCGAATGCACTTGAGGCGATGCAATTAACTGATATTTCGAACCGTCAAATCAGCCAATTATCTGGCGGTCAAAAGCAACGCGTATTTATTGCCAGAGCAATTGCTCAAGATGCTGACCTTTATTTTTTTGATGAGCCACTTGCTGGAGTAGACATGAAGTCAGAAGCTATTATTATGGATCAATTAAAGAGATTTCAACAAATGGGTAAGACAAGTTTAACTGTTCATCATGATTTGAATACTGTTCCAAACTATTTTGATCATGTCCTATTATTGAATAAAAAAGTTATCGCAATGGGTCCAACTAAAACTGTTTTTACTAAAGAAAATATCGATGAGGCATATTTGAATCATCCTCAAGTAACTACAACTGAACATACTTCCACTCATTCAAAGTATCAAATGTTTGGAGCGGATGATTATGTTTGA
- a CDS encoding metal ABC transporter permease, whose product MFDVSFDYFFWVVAIGTMALGFASGVIGTTIVLEGQSQLGDAIGHSVYPGVILAFMLFQTRNSLILLFGAVIFGYIAFILIEWIHKNSHFAYESVLALVLSSFFSLGLMLYRIVQTNPNFQSVNFSGLDNYIMGQAAFLTQFDVIVIIVVAALIIIVFWAFYPKIKLYLFDKTFAKTIGINTKLINYILLTLSLLAIVIGLQAVGAKLISSMLVAPVIGAMQWTNNYPKTIALSSLFGLASGFLGTFLSTNITDLATGPTIVVLLSAIALISVFIGPKGILGTYIMSKRGETS is encoded by the coding sequence ATGTTTGATGTTTCTTTTGACTATTTCTTTTGGGTGGTAGCAATTGGAACGATGGCTTTGGGCTTTGCATCTGGAGTGATTGGAACCACGATTGTTCTTGAAGGTCAAAGTCAATTAGGAGATGCAATTGGACACTCGGTATACCCTGGTGTTATTCTCGCTTTCATGCTTTTCCAAACTCGTAATTCATTAATCTTACTATTCGGAGCAGTTATCTTTGGTTACATTGCATTTATACTCATCGAGTGGATTCATAAAAACAGTCATTTTGCTTATGAAAGTGTACTAGCTTTAGTTCTTTCCTCTTTTTTTAGTTTAGGTCTCATGCTCTATCGTATCGTACAAACTAATCCTAATTTTCAATCTGTTAATTTTTCAGGTTTAGACAATTATATTATGGGACAAGCAGCTTTCTTAACTCAGTTTGATGTCATAGTGATTATAGTCGTGGCGGCTCTAATTATCATCGTTTTTTGGGCATTCTATCCTAAAATTAAACTATATTTATTTGATAAAACTTTTGCCAAGACAATTGGAATAAACACTAAGCTTATTAATTATATTTTGTTGACTTTAAGTTTATTAGCGATTGTCATTGGACTACAAGCTGTTGGTGCGAAATTAATTAGTAGCATGTTAGTAGCACCTGTCATTGGTGCGATGCAATGGACAAACAACTATCCAAAGACGATTGCTCTTTCAAGTCTTTTTGGTTTAGCTTCTGGATTCCTAGGTACATTTTTAAGTACTAATATAACTGACTTAGCAACCGGTCCTACCATTGTTGTTCTTTTATCGGCAATTGCATTAATATCAGTTTTTATTGGTCCTAAAGGCATACTTGGTACATATATAATGTCTAAAAGAGGTGAAACATCATGA